A window of Papilio machaon chromosome W, ilPapMach1.1, whole genome shotgun sequence genomic DNA:
tttataaaacaaagacgCTGACAAATCGACTCGGTCTATTTGTGAAGCTACAAATCTAAAACACAAACGGGCCTAATGAATATCATTTAATTAGCTGTCATAGAGACGAGTCACTTATTTATGAATGGGCGGCGAATgcctattattataattataaacatcgGCGGCGGCGACGAGCGAGGCAAAGGGCGCGATGCGGTGCGGGCGGTGATTGTTCCGCAACTCTGATACAGAACAATTACAACACCTGACGTCAGCTAAgagaaatgttaaatttatttggatgcaattttatatagttttagaGACAAAGGAGGAGTTCCACAGAGAGCCTATTTCGagtatttctaatatttttcgaAGCGGGGgcatcataaaattatatccaGGTATAAAAagtctcgtgtcgcggtgtatGTCCGAGATAAACCATAGAAGCTATTAGTGACATTTAACTTTCCGCTTTTGAATCGAGTTACCGGCGTCGGCGTTTGGGCAGCTGCACTACGACTGTACGACAGTACAGTACATGTATTGTTGATTGAAGATGCTTTCATAATATCATTTAATCACGTTATGTTTAGAAaacatatatagaaaataaaggtAGCTGCAATCTCCAGAAGACCAAGAGTGAAGAgtgaatgaatttttaaaggaCGAGGCAGGCGACTACTGTTATCTCACTCGACACTCCACATTAGCATCGCCTAAGGCCCGCGTTGCTTTAGTAAAAGACGCTGCCGCAAAAGTTTAGtaggatattttattataaataagccTATGTTAATCCCGCACACATAATCTTTCGTGCTCCGCATTAGTTATCTAATAAATCTATGCGAAATTATCAAGGTCAaaattaaacagaaataaaaaagttctcattgtatttaatcaACTAATGTGCTTAAATCACTTCATTTGGGAACCACTGTGATGATTCCAAAGCATCCCAAAGAGACAATTCTGGTTCTAGGAATTCTTGGTTCATCTGATCTATGTCTATTGTCTTCTTGTGctctgtaatatttaaaatattgcattgttttactggaaaatatttttatttttccggTCACGTGGTCgagggttcaaatcccgccattcGACTATTGTCATAAACCATACTATTACAATGGtacaagaatttttttctttgtaagaGAAgtgggcaaacgagcagcgggaacaccaatgTGTTCATCCACACCCAtgaacatctgcaataccagaggaatcgagAGACTGTGATACActtgcttcttgaaggaccctaagtcgtagcggtttggaaaatATTGGAagataatagtaaattaataaaatctgctAACATTAAATCACAAAAAGTTTTGATAGACATTAGTTTGTATAATCTTAAGTAAATTACTATCAAGTCACTTACCAACTAGAGCCAACTCATCATTCTGTGCCTTGACAACAGCGGCTTGCACTGGCTCAGCAACAGGTGTGGTCCCCGCCACAGTACTCTGGTCACCTTGCCCATAGTAACCCGACCAAGCAGAGTAATTTTGCCAGTAGGCCGATGGATTGTAATATTGATTATAATCTtgctaaaataaaagtaatggtGTGAAACccaaatcattaatttaaaaaagacaacattaaaataactcCATtagatttattgtaattttttttgtttagataTGCATCTGTTAATTATCATATCACCCTCATTATGTTATTTGTCATTCAAGCTAACTCTTGACTACAACTATAAACCTCGCCTCATGCATCTTGAAACAATCATATGAGGtacataaattgtataaaacatttttttaaaatattatagatatgtagaacattaaaaatcttactgaTCCACTATTATATGCAGTGTTTGATGAAACAGATGCAGTTGAATTCTGAGTTGTTGTTGCTCCTTTAGGTTTAGGAACAGCTGTGCATATCTTAAGAGGTTTAGTGCCAAGTCCAGTATAACCATTCATTGCATATAGTGCATTACGTTGCTCCTCTTCATTACCAAATCTAACAAAACCATAACCCTTTGTATATCCAGTGCCATCCAAAATTACTGAAAGATCAAAGATTATTTATGAGCAGAACCAGTGAATACATTGTCATTAGTTCATGATAAACCTATTAGTGTAATGATTGTTACCTTTTGCAGTTTTAATTGATGAGTACTTAGATGCAAATACTCTGTACAAAGAATAGTCATCAACATCAGGACTTAGATCCCCAACCCACAACTCTCTTTCTTGCTGTAGGTTTGATCGTGCCTCCCTAGATGCTGTATTTAACCGAAACCTTACCACTGGAAATGTACCTGGTATAGGTTTACCATTAAGCTTGTGCATGGCGTCAATTGCTTCCTCATCTGTCTGTAAGtatacatttgtttgtttaaaaaaaatgctcctAAAGCAAGGCaacaaaatagtataaaaaatgaatcacatgtttaataagtaataactaCCTGAAAGTGTACAAATGCATAACCGGCAGGTTCACCGGTAAACTTATTTCTCATAACTTTGACTGCTAATGGCCTTTGTCCCATCCTATGAAAGGCTGCCATAATAAAACTTACCCTCATATTGGGCTCTAACTAcaagaaaaaacataattttaataaaacaaatattatcgTAGTACACTCAGATAAAAATTTTGGGTGGGAACAAATGAGAAATTTGTATGGTTAGTTATTAACATCCTCAATTTTACTTACACTGCCCATCCATAGTTGGCACTGCATTGCCATCTgctttaattgaaatttaacaaatatttttgaaaatcaaaaataaaagccGTAGTAAATGTATAGGCAATTACACaactttagtaattttttccTGTTCACCACTTGACACAAAGACTCAGGTTCCTATGGTGTCTAATACTTTACACAACAATGTGAAAGATTTATTCACATAAAACAGTCTTGGTTTATCAGTTGACGAGAATCAAAATGATTTGATTAGAGTATTACAATTgagattttttcaaatcattgaaattaaattaagaccATTATCCTTACAGTCAGATgtcaaaacaaatgtaaatttcaaaatgtatacCAAAGagtacaataatttttgacaTGACTGGGGTGGCTACTGCTAGTGATTTGTTATAATAGTGTTGTTGGTTATTCCTTGTTGAAATCGAGAaacgataattaaaaatattatgagtaAGAGAAGACCTCACATTTTTTAGAATAGAAGTGCTGTAGGAGGGCCAATTTAATTGGCACAATTGACATCTATCAATTTTAGCTTCATAGTTTGGTGAGCTACTTTAAAACATTGATTGAAGGAAATGAATCGATTTGGACTTCATAGCAAAAGCAGCTTAGtacaatttgtaatttcatAGAGTTGTGATTTGTACATATtgtgatttatattaatagtatAGTCACCGGGCTGTATGAGATGTAAAGCGCGCGGTCTGCTTTAAAAACCCATGAGCCGCGAACGCATGAGTGGTCTCTCTGCAATGTTACATCGCGTTGAGCCGTGAGATGACAATTTAGTTGTTGAGCCGCAGCTCAACGATTCAAACCTATGTCAGCTGTTGAGACGGTTCAAATTCATAGCCAGAGCATCAGCTCTGGCTATGAATTTGAACCAACCGTCACCGTGAATTGAATTCTTAGGGTTGTGTAAATCATTACACAACCCTAAGAAttacttatttcatattttgagATGATTTCTTAAcggaaaattaaacaataaaaatagggTTATAAAATCTTACACACGTCATACTTATTTTGAATTGCAAATATCGATTTAATACAACCTTGCAATATTCGTTACGAGGTGAGGTTACGGCTCTACATAGCATATGGAATGTTGTAACTGTAATGACATTGACATGCAGAATGCAGTGCAGTGTGTACTGTGActgtgtattttataatttgtagtaTTTGATAGTTACGAGTGGTATATTTACTCTTTACATTTCTTTGTTTCGATTAAGTTCAGTTAGTGTTTcttgttaaagttatttaaataagggtagtgttgttaaatgttaaagtatcctaaatattaaaacatgtcAAGATTAGACAATATCGATGCCTTAGATAGGCAATTGGCTGATTTACAAATGAGTAAAGACAACAATACTCCCGGAAGAGTAAAGAAGGTACCACCAGCTGTGCCGCCAAAAAAGAAGGCGCAACCACAAGTTCCACACAGCGCCGTAGTGAATACACTGCGTGAACCTTCTTATTCCACAAAGATCTCacctgttttaaataataatgcgTCAACATACAGTAACATATTTTCCTCTAATGTGAAGCCGCCGAATAAAGATTACGCAAACGTGAATCATCAGCCCAATCTTCAGTCTCCCTACAAGGCAACCGCACAAGTGAAAAGCAATATACCCACTTATAGTAATGTCCCTGGATATACAAGCACTCTGAACAAACCACTGCCTCCCCCTCCGCCGCCACTACCACCCCCTCATTTAACAAAACCTATTTTGTATACAACACCTGCTTTTGAGAATAACACAGAAGAGTATTTACCTCCACCATCTCCAGTGAGTTCTAACTACAGTGAATTAATGAGAGCAACACCTAATCTTAATTATAACCAGGAGAGACCATCTTACCCTCCTATATATCAAAATGAATATCCAGAATATGGAGTGTCCCAGGCTTCTACATATGAATCACTATATGAGCCTATAAACCTACACACTCAAGGAAATGGTCAAGGAAGAACCGCTAACATGACTATATCCAAAACTAAATCACCTTTaccaaaagaagaagaagttgATGCACTGACTAATCTCCTTGTACAATCTATTTCTGATAGTCAAGATTTGGATATTTTTGGTATATGCATCAAGTGTGATGAGAAAGTGGTCGGTGAAAGTTCTGGATGCACAGCAATGGGGAATATGTATCATGTGAAATGCTTTTGTTGCCATCAATGCAATACTAATTTACAAGGAAAGCCATTTTATGCTGTTGAAGGCAAGCCATACTGTGAAGCAGATTACTATGAGACATTGGAAAAATGTTCTGTTTGCAACAAACCAATTCTTGATAGAATTCTAAGAGCTACTGGAAAACCATACCATCCCACATGTTTTACATGTGTAGTGTGTGGTAAAAGCCTTGATGGAATACCATTTACAGTTGATGCCACTAATCAGATCCATTGCATTGAAGATTATCAATTGAAGTTTGCTCCTCGTTGCTGTGTTTGTGAATTACCAATCATGCCAGAGGAGGGAGAGGAGGAGACTGTGCGAGTTGTCGCATTAGATCGCAGTTTCCATGTTCGTTGCTACCGATGCGAGGACTGTGGTCTGATGTTGTCTTCTGAGGCCAAGGGCCATGGCTGCTATCCTCTCGATGGGCAAATTTTATGCAAAACATGCAATGCTCATCGCATTCGTCATCTTACTAAAGTAATGACTACTGATCTTTAAATGCATATCACAATTAGCTTTTAACTACTTATGACATTTACAGATAAGAAGACATTATATGCTTTATGACTTTGATGACTAATTTTTCTTGGGGAGGATTTtctttatcatatttattgttatatgcATATTATTCACATTGTAGTGTAagagatatttatttacaagtaaCAATATACTTAATGCTTTGCTTATACATAAAGTATAGATTTATAGATAataagacattattttttgagatatttacattatatacaaatttagTATTGAATCAAgccatattaataaaaaatactgtgaAGACAATAATTGTTCCTATAAAGTAACTTGGAAATTTAGCTTTTTGTGTTCTTGAAATACTGAGATAATATGAAAAGCATTAATCAACTATTCAAATCCCAAAATGGCAACTATAATATgtgattaatttacaaaaaatttttaaatgcattatGAATGCGATAGTTTAAGAGCCTTACATTTGTCTATGTAGAATAAAAACATGGCTGttgtgttaatttattatttaataaatatttatatcaaacagcactttatttttcttctcaACGGACTATAGAAAAgtataaattgattaattggTTGTAAAGGATAAAAATTACTCTGAGCACTCAATAACAAATGTAGGCTTCTATTTTATGTGATACTGACACAGTGGAACAGAAGGTTTCCTATTAAAAGAAAGGATTGGCAGTATTTGTATAACAGATCATAATACAATTACTGATAAAATACCGATATGGTTGATATGCTGGAAAAtgcgattaaaaaaaagtaatcttaCGATTACACacgtctttatttttttacgtcgtatatacaaaatagcaaagctaaaaattacaatactgGCAGAGGTATATTATATAGAAAGGCACTTACATCACAGTTatagcattttaatattaaatggaaTGGGAATTTATGGGAAAGTAGAgattttaaaccttttttatacTGCTTCAttatactttcaaatatttcacGACTAGTTATATCACCCGGTAAACTTcggtaaaacataaaaattatgtatcttATATAGTAGACATATTGGTCATGATTACGTATTAATTGTGTATGGATATAGTCACATctgtattttagaaaaaaaaagaaacatcttTCGATAGCAGTATAAAAATGACTACACTCTTCATGAGATCCATGTTTACATGACTTTATAGTAATCAACATATTAAGTACTAgttaaattatagtaaatctaggaacataaaaataatacatccGTTTCATGAGATTCCATTCCACGCAGATCCATTTTCAATAAGTACTTTCTCAATATTAATGGCAGTCTTTTAAATCAATCCATATTCTTATCATGTCAAATTACAATCAGTATCAGGAGAATATAATGTTATGAATGTCTTAAAGGTACAGTAATTATTCAGTCACAGTTTGGCAAAATTTTggcaaataatataacaactaaatacacattttaagTCCACAACCATTAAACTTggtaaattatacattttcataaaaacttgattaattttaatatttatgctttatgttttattttggtgTTAAACTTTGGTGGGCTTAACACCTGTTTCATAAACAGAGATCTTTTCTCCTTTATCTGTTTTGAGgataaatcataaatatttgtaccaGATACAGATTTCGATTCAGATACATGAAAATTAGGTCTTTTATCGGTTGAAGTTACATCTTCACTTCTCAAATGTTCACTTCTAACGTCCAGTTGATTCTTTAGTATACAATTATCAGACTGGTGTAATGTGTTGTCTGAATTGTAAAGAATTTCTTCATCTGAATGTAGATTTAACCTAGGTTCAAATCTTTCCCTTAAAAGGGAAAATTTTCTCCGCGGTCTATTACGTGTagttttttgttgtttgaaattttactaGTCGACGTATTAACAAACGATGAAGAAGCATCTTTATGTATCAGAGATTGCAGCGAAGGCGTTTTACGACTTAAGCTCAAATCCTCATTTGAACTGAGTGGTAGAGAATTTTCAGAAACCATTTGCCATAAAAAGTCAACGTTTTTACTTGACAAATCTTGATGCTCGGatctgttattattatttttcgcaTGAGATTTGGTTTTGGATATATTAGACTTTTGCCGTCGTGcggtacttttattatatgataCTTGTGAATTTAGggacgatgatgatgaagaaACGTTTTgatcctttttatttatatcaaatttggATCCATGAAAGAcatccaaaatattttctttttcaggtAACGACTCCATTATGTTACTAGAGTTAAATTTGGAAGGTTCTTT
This region includes:
- the LOC106711170 gene encoding tRNA selenocysteine 1-associated protein 1, translated to MAMQCQLWMGSLEPNMRVSFIMAAFHRMGQRPLAVKVMRNKFTGEPAGYAFVHFQTDEEAIDAMHKLNGKPIPGTFPVVRFRLNTASREARSNLQQERELWVGDLSPDVDDYSLYRVFASKYSSIKTAKVILDGTGYTKGYGFVRFGNEEEQRNALYAMNGYTGLGTKPLKICTAVPKPKGATTTQNSTASVSSNTAYNSGSQDYNQYYNPSAYWQNYSAWSGYYGQGDQSTVAGTTPVAEPVQAAVVKAQNDELALVEHKKTIDIDQMNQEFLEPELSLWDALESSQWFPNEVI
- the LOC123723270 gene encoding lipoma-preferred partner homolog; protein product: MSRLDNIDALDRQLADLQMSKDNNTPGRVKKVPPAVPPKKKAQPQVPHSAVVNTLREPSYSTKISPVLNNNASTYSNIFSSNVKPPNKDYANVNHQPNLQSPYKATAQVKSNIPTYSNVPGYTSTLNKPLPPPPPPLPPPHLTKPILYTTPAFENNTEEYLPPPSPVSSNYSELMRATPNLNYNQERPSYPPIYQNEYPEYGVSQASTYESLYEPINLHTQGNGQGRTANMTISKTKSPLPKEEEVDALTNLLVQSISDSQDLDIFGICIKCDEKVVGESSGCTAMGNMYHVKCFCCHQCNTNLQGKPFYAVEGKPYCEADYYETLEKCSVCNKPILDRILRATGKPYHPTCFTCVVCGKSLDGIPFTVDATNQIHCIEDYQLKFAPRCCVCELPIMPEEGEEETVRVVALDRSFHVRCYRCEDCGLMLSSEAKGHGCYPLDGQILCKTCNAHRIRHLTKVMTTDL